From one Eptesicus fuscus isolate TK198812 chromosome 3, DD_ASM_mEF_20220401, whole genome shotgun sequence genomic stretch:
- the RPL22L1 gene encoding 60S ribosomal protein L22-like 1 isoform X1: MRSSSPKKVKKPKRTTWKFGLDLTHPVEDGIFDSANFEQFLREKVKVNGKTGNLGNVVHIERFKNKITVVSEKQFSKRYLKYLTKKYLKKNSLRDWLRVVASDKETYELRYFQISQDEDGSESED; this comes from the exons ATGCGCTCGTCTTCCCCCAAA AAGGTCAAGAAGCCTAAGAGGACAACCTGGAAGTTTGGTTTGGACCTGACGCATCCAGTAGAAGATGGCATTTTTGACTCTGCAAATTTT gaACAGTTTCTACGGGAGAAGGTTAAAGTCAATGGGAAAACTGGAAATCTTGGGAATGTTGTTCACATTGAACGCTTCAAGAACAAAATCACAGTTGTTTCTGAGAAACAATTCTCTAAAAG atatttgaaATACCTTACCAAGAAATACCTCAAGAAGAATAGTCTTCGTGATTGGCTTCGTGTGGTTGCATCTGACAAGGAGACATATGAACTTCGTTACTTCCAGATTAGTCAGGATGAAGATGGGTCTGAATCTGAGGACTAG
- the RPL22L1 gene encoding 60S ribosomal protein L22-like 1 isoform X2 — protein sequence MAPKVKKPKRTTWKFGLDLTHPVEDGIFDSANFEQFLREKVKVNGKTGNLGNVVHIERFKNKITVVSEKQFSKRYLKYLTKKYLKKNSLRDWLRVVASDKETYELRYFQISQDEDGSESED from the exons ATGGCGCCG AAGGTCAAGAAGCCTAAGAGGACAACCTGGAAGTTTGGTTTGGACCTGACGCATCCAGTAGAAGATGGCATTTTTGACTCTGCAAATTTT gaACAGTTTCTACGGGAGAAGGTTAAAGTCAATGGGAAAACTGGAAATCTTGGGAATGTTGTTCACATTGAACGCTTCAAGAACAAAATCACAGTTGTTTCTGAGAAACAATTCTCTAAAAG atatttgaaATACCTTACCAAGAAATACCTCAAGAAGAATAGTCTTCGTGATTGGCTTCGTGTGGTTGCATCTGACAAGGAGACATATGAACTTCGTTACTTCCAGATTAGTCAGGATGAAGATGGGTCTGAATCTGAGGACTAG